Proteins encoded by one window of Bacteroidales bacterium:
- a CDS encoding exo-alpha-sialidase, with protein sequence MDLAFHITSMQATAEVDPDPMDSFVQNEISMAIVPGNVPGIPSALVAAYNDEPYPGGPGLGVSHSFDGGATWTAQQLPYPLNPAGTPYLDAFDPAATADGNGNVYVAHISTDYDWTNGQESGFYIHKSTDGGVNWTGPYLISYDSKPVSNPDTNYRFNDRCQIVADINPSSPYYNTIYAVWIKDRGWQNPVPESDIYFSSSSDGGITWTPIITINQRIHNLANMPNHAIAPDGTIYICWMDYNVTTGGSGTIYLNKSTDGGLTWMAADHPVITIPLPPLRLNGGTDVLAKGAPVIETSPNNSQELYLVFAQFAGLDEANIVFGKSTDGGQTWLINFKINDDNSLNDQVLPWMSVKPNGTIDIIWYDRRNDPADMNWDIYMTSSTDGGNSFQPNTKVNTNSAPSPLTPVSGFWMGEYPGLAVDDEYAYIAYTSSLTDTKGDIFFNKIKNPTSNIDYGDAPDPAYPTLKAGNGASHIINPLVYMGNMVDPENDGLPNAMATGDDTNNLLDEDGVMFNTGLVPGQMASLTIQVSATGLFLQGWIDFNNNGNWADPGEQIITNALTSAGFMSFSFNVPSFAIIGNSFARFRISSQQGYPSSG encoded by the coding sequence ATGGATCTTGCCTTCCACATTACCTCAATGCAGGCAACCGCTGAAGTGGATCCTGATCCGATGGACAGTTTCGTTCAGAACGAAATATCGATGGCGATTGTACCAGGAAATGTTCCGGGCATCCCATCCGCTCTTGTTGCAGCATACAATGACGAACCCTACCCTGGAGGACCAGGTTTAGGTGTAAGCCATAGTTTTGACGGAGGTGCTACCTGGACAGCACAGCAACTTCCCTACCCGCTCAATCCTGCGGGAACACCCTACCTGGATGCCTTTGATCCGGCTGCAACAGCCGATGGCAATGGGAATGTGTATGTTGCGCATATTTCCACCGATTACGATTGGACGAACGGCCAGGAGAGCGGTTTCTACATACATAAGTCAACCGATGGAGGGGTGAACTGGACAGGTCCCTACCTGATTTCCTATGATTCCAAACCGGTTTCCAACCCTGACACGAACTACCGTTTTAACGACCGTTGCCAGATTGTTGCAGATATCAATCCTTCCAGTCCTTATTACAATACGATTTATGCAGTATGGATTAAAGACAGGGGATGGCAGAATCCGGTACCGGAAAGTGATATCTATTTTTCAAGTTCTTCCGATGGAGGCATCACATGGACTCCCATAATAACCATCAATCAGCGCATCCATAACCTTGCCAATATGCCCAATCATGCCATTGCCCCGGATGGCACCATCTATATCTGCTGGATGGATTATAATGTCACAACAGGAGGCTCCGGAACCATATACCTGAATAAGTCAACCGATGGTGGTTTAACCTGGATGGCTGCGGATCATCCTGTGATAACCATTCCATTGCCTCCCCTTCGACTGAATGGGGGAACCGATGTCCTTGCAAAAGGAGCTCCGGTCATTGAAACATCCCCGAACAATTCACAGGAGCTTTACCTGGTGTTTGCTCAATTCGCAGGACTGGATGAGGCTAATATCGTATTCGGTAAATCAACGGATGGAGGACAGACCTGGCTTATAAATTTCAAAATCAATGATGACAACAGCCTGAACGACCAGGTTTTGCCCTGGATGAGTGTAAAACCTAACGGAACCATAGACATAATCTGGTATGATCGCAGGAATGACCCGGCTGACATGAACTGGGATATTTATATGACAAGCAGTACAGATGGTGGCAACAGCTTCCAGCCGAACACGAAGGTGAACACTAATTCAGCCCCTTCACCCCTTACACCTGTCAGTGGATTTTGGATGGGTGAGTACCCCGGACTCGCTGTTGATGATGAATATGCTTATATAGCCTATACTTCAAGTCTGACTGATACCAAGGGGGATATCTTTTTCAATAAGATCAAGAACCCGACGTCCAATATTGATTACGGAGATGCACCGGATCCGGCTTACCCAACCCTGAAAGCCGGAAATGGTGCGTCCCATATCATCAATCCGCTGGTATACATGGGAAACATGGTAGATCCGGAGAATGACGGTTTGCCGAATGCAATGGCAACCGGTGATGATACGAATAACCTTCTTGATGAAGATGGTGTAATGTTCAATACAGGACTGGTTCCGGGTCAAATGGCATCGCTTACCATCCAGGTTTCTGCTACCGGTTTGTTCCTGCAGGGCTGGATTGATTTCAACAACAACGGGAACTGGGCTGACCCGGGAGAACAGATCATAACCAATGCACTGACAAGTGCCGGTTTCATGTCCTTCTCATTCAATGTACCCTCCTTTGCAATCATCGGCAATAGCTTTGCACGGTTCCGCATCAGCTCACAACAGGGTTACCCTTCTTCGGGGTAG
- a CDS encoding fibronectin type III domain-containing protein, with translation MKPILLFAALLLFLANSVQSQTPLNSYIFQNYVGAYPEINGGILLGTEANDDQRFVDPANPAGGTATIGPGFPIGFNFIFGGVAFDRIAINNNGWISLGQSGLTPSVNIATSSAYLPISSTISISPGILVSRISALGLDLQGQPGSELRLETVGASPNMECVIQWKNYREYGSTGQLFNFQIRLLENGNEIRMMYGNFINNAGYTAQVGLRGEPSTPATNYHNRTTTTNWMATIQGGTATANCTLSATVFPAPGTTFVFTPPSGPPACANLVSPSDLASQVPITASLNWSAGTGGVPDYYKLFLGTDNPPTNLHNGTIVGMATSYDPIPDMNYLTPYFWKIVPVNANGEAQGCPIWSFTTGPDPTILVFPACESFEVPLFPPYGWTSIKTAGTGNPGTWDRQTSGTYPACAPHTGAGMTRYNSYNLANGTAGILVSPPVNFPSDLYRVEFWMYRDDGYPAYNNELVNVYYNLSPDLNGATLLGTIHRYFGFDPVESTANQWYKYHFDMPPGSMGMNRYVVFEAVSQYGNNMFIDDICLDVQPLCQEPTSLSVATTAHTALLGWNSSGTQWEIEYGATPYIFTGNPTFTTGSNPHLLGNLASNTSYVFKVRNVCQNGILSPWSVPYPFTTSCDTTIIPYTENFDNVIAPAVPVCITVTNNNGDAVLWKTVTSNPASSPNAMNISYNTTLAMDDWFFSRGLWLNAGSTYEVKFSYRAQSATYPERLQVLWGTAPDAGSMTGGMIWDNSSITNVTYSQASGTITPATSGTYYVGWHGYSVADMYQLYVDDISVTQRRYYSVHEVYTDMTLQDGDSIWVTGDCSNPEDSLLLESYMDFIADTPMPPYSSLLLEGASLPDEAWYGGYVALKGAVRFIPNPDPYPSSDTIRAIFTVAEYHIYIEGYDTMAEVVPLNIQQSAPAEACDPCKFAIMISGGVNTSDNHSKYFKNLAELYKYKVDHDKYCPENIFVHYFQGTSADTTKIPQSRVIRADKPKIQASFAEVAKRVKACDRAGKRLHFKKW, from the coding sequence ATGAAACCAATCCTACTTTTTGCTGCGTTACTGTTATTTCTGGCAAACAGTGTTCAGAGTCAGACTCCGTTAAATTCCTACATTTTCCAGAACTACGTCGGAGCATATCCAGAAATCAATGGAGGTATTCTCCTGGGAACTGAAGCGAACGATGACCAGCGTTTTGTTGATCCTGCCAACCCAGCCGGTGGCACTGCAACCATTGGTCCCGGATTCCCCATTGGCTTTAATTTCATTTTTGGGGGCGTAGCCTTCGACCGCATTGCGATCAATAACAATGGCTGGATCAGTCTTGGACAATCGGGATTAACCCCCTCCGTGAATATTGCCACCTCCAGTGCCTATTTACCAATCTCGTCTACAATCAGCATTAGTCCTGGTATCCTGGTAAGCAGGATTTCAGCGCTGGGACTGGACCTGCAGGGACAACCCGGTTCGGAATTGCGCCTGGAAACGGTAGGAGCATCTCCCAATATGGAATGTGTGATCCAGTGGAAAAACTACCGGGAATACGGTTCAACCGGGCAACTATTTAATTTCCAGATCCGTTTACTGGAGAATGGAAATGAAATCCGCATGATGTATGGAAATTTCATCAATAATGCAGGTTATACGGCCCAGGTAGGACTCAGAGGCGAACCTTCAACACCAGCCACAAACTACCACAACAGGACGACCACAACCAACTGGATGGCCACCATTCAGGGTGGAACTGCGACAGCCAACTGCACACTTTCAGCGACTGTTTTCCCTGCTCCCGGTACGACTTTTGTATTTACGCCCCCTTCAGGCCCTCCGGCTTGTGCCAACCTGGTATCTCCGTCTGACCTGGCCAGTCAGGTTCCCATTACAGCATCCTTGAACTGGTCGGCAGGAACAGGTGGAGTTCCTGACTACTATAAATTATTCTTAGGGACAGACAATCCTCCCACAAACCTTCACAATGGGACCATTGTCGGGATGGCTACCTCGTATGATCCCATCCCCGACATGAATTACCTTACCCCCTATTTTTGGAAGATTGTTCCTGTCAATGCCAATGGTGAAGCTCAGGGCTGCCCCATCTGGTCATTTACAACCGGACCTGATCCTACTATCCTGGTTTTCCCTGCATGCGAAAGCTTCGAAGTCCCGCTATTTCCCCCATATGGCTGGACCAGTATAAAGACTGCCGGCACCGGGAATCCGGGTACATGGGACCGGCAAACCAGTGGAACATACCCTGCATGCGCACCGCATACAGGAGCAGGGATGACCCGGTACAACAGTTATAACCTGGCTAATGGAACAGCCGGAATATTGGTCTCCCCTCCCGTCAATTTCCCTTCTGACCTTTACCGGGTTGAGTTCTGGATGTACCGCGATGACGGCTATCCCGCCTACAACAATGAACTGGTCAATGTTTACTACAATCTCAGCCCGGATTTGAACGGAGCCACACTCCTGGGCACCATCCACCGTTATTTTGGCTTTGACCCGGTTGAAAGTACGGCCAATCAATGGTATAAATATCATTTCGACATGCCGCCGGGCTCCATGGGAATGAACAGGTATGTAGTTTTCGAAGCAGTAAGCCAGTATGGGAACAATATGTTCATCGATGATATCTGTCTTGATGTCCAGCCTTTATGCCAGGAGCCAACTTCCCTTTCAGTAGCAACAACCGCCCACACAGCTTTACTGGGATGGAACAGCAGCGGCACCCAATGGGAAATAGAGTATGGCGCTACTCCCTACATTTTTACGGGTAATCCAACATTCACAACCGGATCTAACCCGCATCTCCTGGGTAACCTGGCGTCGAATACCTCTTATGTTTTCAAGGTCAGGAATGTATGTCAGAACGGGATACTAAGTCCCTGGTCGGTACCTTATCCCTTCACTACCAGTTGTGACACAACCATAATTCCCTACACTGAAAACTTCGACAATGTAATTGCTCCTGCTGTGCCGGTTTGTATCACCGTTACCAATAACAACGGCGATGCTGTTCTGTGGAAAACAGTCACTTCAAACCCCGCATCGTCACCCAATGCGATGAATATCAGCTATAACACCACACTTGCCATGGATGACTGGTTTTTCTCCCGTGGCTTATGGCTCAATGCCGGATCAACCTATGAAGTAAAGTTCAGCTATAGGGCACAGAGTGCAACGTATCCTGAACGTCTGCAGGTGTTATGGGGCACAGCACCGGATGCAGGAAGCATGACCGGTGGAATGATCTGGGACAACAGTTCCATTACCAATGTGACCTATTCCCAGGCTTCAGGAACAATTACCCCGGCAACGAGTGGTACTTATTATGTTGGCTGGCATGGGTACAGTGTTGCGGATATGTACCAATTGTATGTGGACGATATCTCGGTCACTCAACGCAGGTATTACTCAGTACACGAGGTTTATACCGATATGACCCTGCAGGATGGAGATTCCATATGGGTGACAGGTGATTGTTCCAATCCGGAAGATTCCTTATTGCTTGAATCATACATGGATTTTATTGCCGACACACCAATGCCGCCGTATTCATCTTTGCTGCTTGAAGGAGCCTCACTGCCTGATGAAGCCTGGTATGGAGGATACGTGGCTTTAAAAGGAGCTGTCAGGTTTATTCCGAATCCTGACCCCTACCCTTCCAGTGATACGATAAGAGCTATTTTTACTGTGGCAGAATATCACATTTATATAGAGGGATATGATACAATGGCAGAAGTTGTCCCCCTCAACATACAACAGTCAGCGCCAGCAGAAGCCTGTGATCCATGCAAATTTGCCATCATGATCAGTGGTGGAGTCAATACATCCGACAACCATTCAAAATACTTCAAAAACCTCGCTGAACTTTACAAATACAAAGTTGATCATGATAAGTATTGCCCTGAAAATATTTTTGTGCACTATTTCCAGGGAACATCTGCTGACACAACAAAAATTCCTCAAAGCAGGGTGATCAGGGCCGACAAACCAAAGATCCAGGCATCTTTTGCTGAGGTAGCAAAAAGAGTAAAAGCATGCGACAGGGCAGGAAAAAGGCTACATTTCAAAAAATGGTAA
- a CDS encoding PAS domain-containing protein codes for MYKTHQLVLNYKKLILAPLGFYMLAGLVIFLVYSMQNSPLQVGLPILGFATDLLFSFNSTHSFFNWFLLFLSLILGLSVQPIFASSWFAVSRITSPGSFLFSDNFDLMTGDPVENTPSSKTPQSRTSSLNAGNKGMIMVADGKIMFINKEFCQITGYSAVDIIGKDFVEFIVPQDILKYASLIRTPQNEAPGILGIGFTCENGREIEVYIAGNKNSSANPNDICLFYAREKDVNQVSQLSVTDWFVDSFNKTNTFFWMWDEKE; via the coding sequence GTGTACAAAACTCATCAACTGGTACTCAACTACAAGAAACTCATTCTAGCCCCTTTGGGTTTTTACATGCTAGCCGGACTTGTTATCTTCCTGGTTTACAGCATGCAAAACAGCCCTCTTCAGGTTGGACTCCCGATTCTTGGTTTTGCCACTGATCTCTTATTCTCCTTTAATTCAACCCACAGTTTCTTTAATTGGTTCCTTCTTTTTCTTTCCCTTATACTTGGCCTTTCGGTCCAACCCATTTTTGCTTCCAGCTGGTTTGCAGTTTCCCGGATTACTTCTCCTGGTTCATTTCTGTTTTCCGACAATTTTGATCTAATGACTGGTGATCCTGTTGAAAATACACCTTCTTCAAAGACTCCACAATCAAGAACTTCAAGTTTAAATGCCGGGAATAAGGGAATGATTATGGTCGCCGATGGAAAGATCATGTTCATCAATAAAGAGTTTTGCCAGATCACTGGTTATTCAGCAGTCGATATTATTGGAAAAGATTTTGTTGAATTCATTGTCCCCCAGGATATCCTTAAATATGCATCATTGATTCGTACCCCTCAGAATGAAGCCCCGGGAATACTCGGAATTGGCTTTACCTGTGAAAATGGGAGGGAGATTGAAGTGTATATTGCCGGGAATAAGAATTCCAGTGCAAATCCAAATGATATTTGCCTCTTCTATGCCAGGGAAAAGGATGTGAATCAAGTCAGCCAGTTATCTGTAACTGATTGGTTTGTTGATTCATTCAATAAGACTAACACCTTTTTCTGGATGTGGGATGAAAAGGAATGA